The DNA window AGGTTCGCCTACTACCAGGAGATGAGCTGGGGCTTCTCCGGCGCGATGCTCGGGTTCTTCCTCATCTCCGGGGCGCTGCTGTGCGGCGTGCTCGGCTGGGCGGCGACCCGAGCGCTGGTCGCCACCGGGGCGGTGGACTCCCTCGCCGCCGGCCGGGAGCACGCCCGGACCGTCGCGGTCTGACCGGGAGGCCACGATCCCCGCGCCCCGCTCCTCCGTCACGACCGGTCACCAGCTGACCGGTCTGACCTGGCGACCCCTGACCCGGCGGGAGCCGACGATCGCCGGGCTCGACCTCGCGATCCCCGCCGGGCAGCGCGTGCTGCTCGCGGGCGCGAGCGGGAGCGGGAAGTCCACGGTGCTGCGTGCCCTGGCCGGCCTGCTCGATCCGGAGGACGGCGAGGGCACGGGCCTGCTCCCGCCGCCGCAGCGAACCGGCGAGCGGGGCCTGCTGCTGCAGAACCCCGCCCACGCCCTGGTCGCCGCGACCATCGCGCGGGATGCCGCCTTCGGGCCGGAGAACGCGGCCCTGGACCGACCGGAGATCCACGAGCGCGCGGCGGCGGCCCTCGCCGCGGCGCAGGTGGGTGTGGAACCCTCGCGCGCGCCGCTCGACCTCTCCGGGGGCCAGCAGCAGCGGGTGGCACTCGCGGGCGCGCTCGCCCTGGACCCGGATCTGATGCTCCTGGACGAGCCCACCAGCATGCTCGACGCCGACACCGCCGCTCTCGTTCGCGAGGCGGTCCTGAGTGCGTGCGACCGCTCGCGCTCCACCCTGGTGGTCGCCGAGCACCGCCTGGAGCCCTGGATCCCCCATGTGGACCGGCTGGTGGTGCTCGGCGCACAGGCGGAGGTGATCGCCGACGGCGACCCCCGGGCGGTGCTGCGCGAGCACGCGGCGCTGCTGCGGCAGGAGGGGGTGCTGGGCGCGGAGCCGCCGAGCACGGAGACGGCGACGGCAGGTCCCGTGCTCGCCTCGCTGCAGGGCGTGACCGTCCCGGCGCGCGGCCTGCACGAGCCGCTGGGCCTCGAGGCCCGGGCCGGCCGGATCACCGTGCTCACCGGCCCGAGCGGCGCCGGGAAGACGAGCCTGCTGCGCGCCCTTCTGGACCCGGGCGAACCCGCCACCGGCGCCGTCACCCGGCCGGAGCCCGAACAGACCGCCTTCGTCCCCCAGGATCCCGAGCACTCCTTCGTCGCCGCGACCGTGGGCGAGGAGGTCCTCGCCTCCCCCTGGGCCGCTGATCCCGGGCTCGCCGACGAGCTGCTCGAGCGGGCCGGTCTCTCCGCGCTGCGCGGCGCCCACCCGCATCGCCTCTCGGGCGGCGAGCAGCGCCGGCTGGCGATCGTCGCGGCGCTCGCGCAGTCCCCGTCGCTGCTGGTCCTGGACGAGCCGACCGTCGGCCTCGACGCCCGCCGCCGCGCCGCGGTGCTCGCGCTGCTCTCCGAGGCCGCCTCCCGCGGCTGCGCGGTCCTGGTCGCCTCCCACGATCCCGAGCTGATCGCCCGCGCCGACCACCGCACCGAGCTGCCCGCCCCGGATCCCGCCGGTCCTCCCCTGACGCCGCGCCGCCGGATCCCCGCGGACGCCCTGAACCCGCTGACCCTGTGCCTGATCGGGATCCTCGCGGCGATCGGCTCCTTCGCCGTCCAGACCTGGCAGGGCGGTCTGCTCGCGCTGGTGCCGACGGTGCTGCTGGCCCCGCTCGCGGTGCGCACCCTGCGCGGCGGGGTGCTGCGCCTGCTGCCGATCCTGCTCTCCGCCGCCGGGCTGGCCTGGACCACGGCCCTGCTCGGCGACGCGCCCGCCCTCTCCGGCGAGGCCTGGCTGGTGGGCCTCAAGGAGGCCGCGAGGATCACCGCCTTCGTCGCCCCCGGGGTGCTCGCGCTCGGCGGCGTGGCGGCGACGCCCCTCGGAGACGCGCTCGCGCAGCGGCTGCGGATGCCGGCCCGACCGGTCGCCGCCTCGGTGGTGGCGCTGGTGCGCGTGGGCCACCTGGGCCGGCAGTGGGAGATGATCCTGCGCACCCGGATCCGCCGCGGTCTGGGCACCGCCCGTTCGCCGCGGCTGCTCGCGGGGGCCACCCTCGCCCTGCTGGTGGACACCCTGCGCGGCGCCGAGCAGCAGGCCCTCGCCATGGACTCCCGCGGCTTCGCGACCGCCTCCCACCGCACCTGGGCCGAGCCCAGCCCCGTCCGTCCCGTGGACCTGTGGGGGCTCGGGATCGCCGTGCTGCTGCTGCTCTGGCCCGCTGCCGCCGAGCTGCTCGTGGGGTGAGCACGGCCTCGGCGCCTCGTATCCTGGCCGGATGAACGACACCGCTGATCCGACCGGTCCCTCCGAGGACGAGGCCGTCATCGCCCTCGCCGCCTCGATGCTGGACGCCGCCCGTCAGGGCGACGCCGCCGCCCTGCTGCCGCTGCTGGACCAGGGCGCCCCGGCGAACCTGCGCGACAGCGCCGGGAACTCCCCGCTGATGCTCGCGGCCTATCACGGCCACGCCGAGCTGGTCCGCGAGCTCGTCGCCCGCGGGGCCGACGTGGACCTCCAGAACGATCGCGGCCAGACCCCACTGGCCGGGGTCGCCTTCAAGGGCTTCACCGAGGTCGCCTCCGTGCTGCTGGAGGCCGGGGCGGATCCGGACCTCGGCGTCCCGAGCGCCCGAGAGACCGCGGGCTACTTCGAGCGGGCGGAGATCCTCGCGATGCTCGGGTCCTCTCCGGCCTGAGCGGGCCGGCGCACCATCGCGACGTGCTCGATGCCGGCCTCCCAGAACATCTCGCTGACCGTCTCGAAGCCCATCGAGGCGTACCACTGCTCGAGGTAGGCCTGGGCGTCGATGTGCACCTCCGCGGCGGGAGCGGTCTGTGCGATGTGGGCGATCGCCGCCTCCATGAGAGCGCGGCCGTGGCCGCCGCGGCGGTGGTCCGCCCGGACGGCGACCCGGCCGATCCGCGCGGTGCCGTCCTCCTCCGGCAGCACCCGCAGGTGTGCGATCGGCTCGCCGGTCAGGCCCGCCCGCTCGGCGAGCGGACCGGGGACCTCGAGCCACATCACGGTGGTGGAGGCGTCGAGCTCGCGCCCGTCGAGGTCGGCGTCGGTGGCCTTCTGCTCGAGGGTGAAGACGTCCTGGCGGAGCATCGCGAGCAGGTAGAGGGTCCGCGGATCGATGTCGGCGAGCGCGGAGCGGTGCAGTACGGGCATGCCCGTCAGATTACTGCCGCTCGCCGGGTGCTGCGTCCACCATCGCTGCGACGGCCTCGCGCCAGATCTCGCCCATGAGCGGGCCGCCGTGGCCCTCCTCCTCGACGATCCTCAGCTCGCTGCCCCGCCAGGCCCGATGCAGCTCCCAGGCGGTCAGCGCCGGACCGGAGACGTCGCGTCGGCCGTGCACCAGCACGCCCGGGATCCCGTGCAGACGGTGCATCCCGCCCAGCAGCCCGCTGCCGGGTGCGGCGCCCCAGGGCACGGCCCAGTCGGCGACGAAGCCGTCGTGGGCCCAGTAGTGGGTGACCAGGCGCACGAAGCCGCGGGCATGCTCGCTCACGGGCTCGTCGTCCGGCTGGGCGTGCGGCTGGGACGGGCCGCCCGCCCCGATCGCTATGTGCGCGTCCTCCCAGCGCATCCAGGCCCGCACCGCCAGGTCGACGAGCACGGGGTCCTCCCCCGTGACCATCCGACGGTAGGCCTCGACGAGGCGCAGCCGGTCCGGGGCGCGGTCGTGGCGGTCGAAGCGGGCGCGGGTCTCGGCGAACGCGGCGACGGCGTCCCACTCCTCGGGGTAGAGGGCGCCCACCCCCTCGGTGATCCAGTCGACCTCGCGACGGGAGGTGGAGGTGACGGCGAAGAGCACCACGCCGAGCACCCGCTCGGGATGCGCCTGGGCGTAGGCGAGGGCGAGTGTGCTGCCCCAGGAGACGCCCTGCACGATCCAGGTCCCGATCCCGAGATGCTCCCGCAGCAGCTCCAGATCCGCGACCAGGTGCGCGGTGGTCTGGGCGGCGAGGTCGACGGCCCCGGGAGGGCCGGCCGTGGGGGTCGAGCGACCGGCGCCGCGCTGGGAGAGGCCGATGATCCGGGCGCGGTCCTCCGGGGAGCTGCGCCGGTAGCCGGGGGTGAGCCGGCCGCCGGGTCCGCCGTGGAGGTACAGGGTGGGCACGCCGTCGGGGGCGCCGGACTCCTCCCAGTGGATCTCGTGGCCGTCACCGACGGCGAGCATGCCCTCGTGGCGCACGGAGGGCGGGGGCGGGAGCGTCATGCGGCCTCCTCGGTCTCTCCTGCATCGGCCGCCTCGGCCCAGGGCGCGGCGGGATGCTCACGGGTCCAGCCGGCGCGCCGGCTGCGGACGCTCTGGCAGCGGGGACACCAGAACACGGTGCGTGCGGCGAGGTCGGCGGAGCGGATCACCGTGCCGCAGAGACGGCAGGGCAGGGTCTGGCGGTGGTAGACGTAGAAGGACCGCTCGCGGGCGACGATCCCCGGGTCCTCGTCCCCGTTCTGCCGGGTGCCGCGGGAGCGCTCGACGATGCGGGCCTCGAGATCGCGGTGCTCGGGCTGGGTGGTGACGATCCGGCCGGTCCGGGCGCCGTAGGCCATGAGCGCCACCAGGTCCTCCCACATCTCCTCCAGCATCCCGGCGCTGAGGTCGCGGCCGGGCACGAGGGGGTCCAGCCGGGCGCGGAACAGCAGCTCGGCGCGGTAGATGTTCCCGATCCCCGAGACGACCTTCTGGTTCATCAGCAGGGCTCCGATCGTGGTGCGGGAGCGGCGCACGGCCTCGACGAAGCGGCGGCGCTCCCGCCCGTCGGGATCGGGCCGCAGCGGGTCCGGTCCGAGCCGGTCGATCACGGCCTGCCGCTCCTGGGCGTCGAGGATCTCGCAGGCGGTGGGTCCGGTGAGATCGGCGAGGCCGTGCTCCCCGGCGACCCGCAGGCGCACCGTCGGGCGCGGCACCAGACGACGCCAGTCCGGGCCGCCCTCGAGCTGCTCCTCCTGCTCCCCCAGCCGCAGGCGCGGCGCCCCGATCGCGTGGGCGTCGGCGAAGCCGGGATCGCCCGCGAAGGTCCAGGAGCCGTACAGGCCCAGGTGGATGTGCACGTGCCGCACCGCCGGGGAGTCGGGGGCGACGTCCGCGGCGGGGGCGAAGGGCAGGAACAGGTGCTTGCCGACCGCCTCTGCGCCCAGCATCACCATCCCGTCGAGCTGGGCCGCCTCGGAGAAGCGTCCCTGCGGGCTCGAGGTGCGCACGTGCTGCCCGCCGAAGGCGCGCTCGAAGGCGGCGGCCAGCCGGTGGACGGTATGTCCCTCCGGCATCAGCTCTGGGAGCTCGTGTACCCGCCGGTGCGCTCGTAGAGCCCCACCAGGTCGATGCGGCGCTGGTGGCGCTCCTCGCCGGTGAAGGGCTCGGCGAGGAACAGGTCGATCAGCGCCTCGAGCTCCTCCTCGGAGTGCTGGCGCGCCCCGACGGAGATGACGTTGGCGTTGTTGTGCTGACGGGCCAGCCGGGCGGTGTCCTCGTTCCACACCAGCGCCGCGCGCACGCCCTCGACCTTGTTCGCGGCGATCTGCTCGCCGTTGCCGGAGCCGCCGATCACGATGCCCAGCGAGCTCGGGTCCGCGACCACGGCCTCGCCGACATCCGTGCAGAAGGGCGGGTAGTCGTCCAGGGCGTCGTACTGGTGGGCGCCGTGGTCGGTGACCTCGTGCCCCTTGTTCTGGAGGACCGTCACGAGCCGGTTCTTGAGCTCGAAGCCGGCGTGGTCGGTGCCGATGTGGACGCGCATGGGTGAGGGGTTCTCTCTCTCGGGATGGGGCGGGGTCGGTCGCGGGGATGGATCGACCGTTGAGCTGGATCGACCGGGGGCGGTCAGCTGAAGTCGATGCCGCCGCTGCGGGAGCGCTTGAGCTCGTAGAAGCCGTCGATCTCGGACAGGGTCGCGAGCGCGTCGAGCAGACGGCCGGCGTCCTCGCCCTTCGGCGCCGGGGAGACGACGGGACCGAAGTAGGCGGTGCCCTCTCCGAAGGAGATCACCGGGGTTCCCACATCGTCGCCGACCCGCGAGATGGCGCCGGCGTGGGAGGCGCGCAGCGCCTGGTCGATCTCGTCGCCGGCCACCGGGTCGTAGGACTCGATGAGCGACTCGGGCAGCTCGGCGTCGGCCAGTGCGGCCACGGCGGTGGCCCGTCGGTCGGACTGCTCGCCGCCCACGTGGTAGCGCTCGCCCCAGGCGGTGTACCAGCGGGCGAAGGCCTCGTTCCCCTCCGCGGCGCTGATCGCGATGGCGAGCCGGGCGGGGCCCCAGGAGTCGTCGAGCATCGCGCGGTAGCCGGGATCGAGGTCGCGGCCCTCGTTGAGCACCGACAGGGACATGACGGAGAAGGTCGGGCGGATCTCTCGGACCTGGGCGGCCTGCAGGAGCCACCGGCTGGTCATCCAGGCGAAGGGGCAGACGGGATCGACGAACAGCTCGACGGGGCGCGCACTCACAGGGACTCCTCGGCTCGGGGATGATGGCCTCCATTCTGTCACCGGTCGGGTCAGGGCGGGCCCCTGGCCGCGAGGTGACCGGACCGACACCCGTGCCCGGCAAAAAACGTTGCACTGCGCAGGCCGGACGGGTTGGATCAACAGGTGCTCGATTCCCGTTCCGCCGACGTCGCGGCCCCCGCCCCTCCCCGTCCCCCCGCTCCCGGGGTGATGCGCTCGATCGTGCGCGGCCACCGCCGGATGCTCGCGATCGTGCTGCCGCTGGCGACCATCGCGGAGGGCGTCGAGCTCACGATGCCGATCGTGCTGGGCATGATCATCGAGCACGGCGTGCTGGCCGGCGATCTCGGCCTCACCCTGCTGGGCGCCGCGGGCCTGATCCTGCTGCGCGTGGTGGGCGTGGTGCTGTGGGCGGCGACCTTCCTGCACTCGCAGAAGGCCGTCATGTTCGAGCGCCACCGCCTGCGCGTGGGCCTGACCGGCGCGGTGCTCGATCCCCGCTCGCGCCCCGTGCAGCGGCCCGCCGGCGAGGTGCTCTCCATCGCCACCTCCGACGCCGACAAGGCCTCCGACCTCCTGGACATGATCCCGTGGGTGGTGCCCTCGCTGATCGCGGTCCTGGCCGCGACCGCGTACCTGACCGCGATGGATCCCTGGCTGGGCCTGGCGATGCTGATCGGGATCGCCGTGATGGTGGTCGTGATCCGCGTGATCACGCCGACCCTCTCCGCCCGCTACGACGACCAGCAGTCCCAGGCCGCCGAGGCCGCGGCCACCGCGACCGACCTGGTCCACGGGCTGCGCGTGCTGCAGGGCCTCGGCGTGCAGAGCCGCGCCCGCGCCACCTACCGGCGCCGCTCGCGCTCCGCACTCCAGGCGGCGCTGGTCAACGCGCGCTACTCGGGGATCTCCTCCGGCCTGACCACACTGGTCACCGGGCTCATGCTCGCGGCCGTCGTGGTGCTCGCCGCGCTGCGCACCCTGGACGGCGCCCTCTCCCTCGGCGTGCTGATCTCCGTGGTGGGCGTGGCCCGCTACGTGATGGGGATGCTCCAGGGCCTCTCCGGCGCACCCGTCTGGTGGGCGGGCATGTCCACCTCCGCACGGCGCGTGCGCGACCTCTACACCGACCTCGGCCGCACCGTCGACGACCCGGAGCTGGGCCTGGACGTGCTGACCACCCGGCGCGACGACCGCGGGGACGCGGGCTCCGCCGGCGCCCGACGCGGCGCCGCCGGCGGCCTGCACCTCGAGCAGCTCTCCGTCGCCGACGGCGAGATCGTGGCGCTGGCCTGCGCGGATGCGAGCGACGCGGAGGCCGTGGTCGATGCGGTCAACGGCCGCGGCGCGTCCGAGGCACGGATCGGCGAGCACTCCCTCGCCTCCGGCGACCGGCTCGGGCTCCGCTCCGACCTCCTCGTCGAGCCGCATGTGGTGGACCTCTTCGACGGCACCCTGCGCGAGCAGCTCGCCACCCGCGCCCCGGAGTGGTCGACGACCGAGGACGACGCCTGGGCCGACGAGGCCCTGCACGCCGCCGGCGCCGAGGACCTGCTGCGGATCCTCCCCGAGGGCTACGACTCCCGGATCCTGGACCGCGGCGCGAACCTCTCGGGCGGGCAGCGACAGCGCATCGCCCTGGCCCGGGCGGTGGCGTCGGACGCCCCGGTGCTCGTGCTGCACGACCCGACCACCGCGGTGGACGCGGTCACCGAGCAGAACATCGCCGAGGCGCTGATCGCCGCCCGGCGCCGCACCGACCGCGCGACCCTGCTGGTCACCCGGGCACCCGCCCTGCTGCAGGAGGCCGACCGCGTGGTGTTCATGCGAGACGGCGAGGTCGTCGTCGAGGGCGATCACCAGGACCTGATGGGCGACGAGGACTATCGAGAGGTGGTGCGGCGATGAGCGATCTGGACTGGAAGCGTCCGCTGGAGGACGTCCTGGGCGGTGACGAGACCGCGCGCCGGCAGCTCGCCGAGCACGCACAGCTGCTGCCCATCGCGGATGCGCGCACCTCGCTGCGGTTCATGGCCGCCCGGCTGCGGGAGCACTGGGTCGCGACCCTCATCACCCTGGTCGTCACGATCTCCGGGGCGATCGCCGCCGCGATGCTGCCACGCCTGATCGGCTCGGCGGTCGACGTCGTCGCCGCAGGCGGTCCGCAGGAGAGGATCTGGACCCTCGGCGGCCAGATCCTCGCCGTCGGCGTCGTCCAGGCGGTGCTGATGGCGCTGGGCTGGTCGCTCGTCTCCGCGCTCGGCCAGCGGATCCTCGCCGGCATGCGCGAGGACGTCATCGACCGGGCGCTGGACCTCCCCGCCCAGACGATGGAGACCACCGGCATCGGCGATGCGCTCTCCCGCGTGGCCGATGACGTGGACGTCGCAGCCCGGGCCGTGAACAACCTGGTCCCGAACCTGATCCAGCTGGGCTTCATGGTGCTGATCACCCTGGTCGGGATGGCGACGCTGTCGCCGTGGCTGCTGCTGATGGTGGTGGTCATCGTGCCGATGTACGTGCTCGCGGCCACCTGGTACCTGCGCCGCACCGGGCCCATCTACCGGCGGGAGCGGATCGCGATGGGCGCCCGGGCACAGGGCCTGCTCTCCGCGATCCATGGCATCCCCACGGTGCATGCCTACGGCATCGAGCGCCGGGAGACCCGCCACGTGGCGGTGCTCTCGGAGACCGCCGCGCTGCTCAACATGCGCGTGATGTTCCTGGTCAGCCGCCTGGTGATGGGGCTGAACGTGCCCGAGAACATCGCCCTGGCGATGGTGCTGCTCTTCGGCTTCGTCATGGTGCAGGTCGGAGGCGCCCCGGTGGGCCTGGTGACCGCCGCGGCGGTGTACCTGGTGACCCTGTTCTGGCCGATGATGGCGGTGATCTTCAACCTCGACGAGGTGCAGTCGGCGCTCGCGAGCCTGGCCCGCATGATCGGGGTCATCACCTCGATCGACCCCGCCGCCTCCCCCGGCACCGAGCGTCCCGCGGATCCCTCGATCCGGCTCGAGCAGGTCTCCCATGCCTATGGGGAGGACGAGGACGGCGAGGAGCGGATCGTGCTGCGGCCGATCGACCTCGAGATCGACTCCGGCGAGGTGGTCTCGCTCGTGGGCGCCTCGGGAGCCGGCAAGTCCACGCTCGCCGCGATCCTCGCCGGCACCCTGGCCCCGCGTCATGGGCGGGTCCTGCACGGCGGGGCGGACCTCGCCCGGTCGGACCTCGAGGCGGTGCGCTCGCATGCCTCGATCGTCAGCCAGGACGTGCACGTCTTCCGCGGGACGCTCCGCGAGGACCTCCAGCTCGCCGCGCCCCGCGCGACGGACGAGGAGCTGCGCCGGGCGCTGCGCCGGGTGGACGCCCTGGGCTGGGTGGACCGCCTCCCCAAGGGTCTCGACACCGAGGTGGGCGAGAAGGGCGAACGGCTCACCGCCGAGCAGTCCCAGCAGCTGGCCCTCGCCCGGATCGCCCTGCGGGACCCCGCGGTGCTGATCCTCGACGAGGCCACGGCCGATGAGGGCTCCTCCGGGGCCAGGGTCCTCGAGCGCGCCGCGCTCGAGGTGGCGCGCGGCCGCACCACGATCATCGTCGCCCACCGCCTCTCGCAGGCGATGATCGCCGATCGCATCCTGGTGATGGCCGACGGCGCCGTGGTCGAGCAGGGCACCCATGAGGAGCTGGTCGCCCGCGGCGGCGACTACGCGCGCCTGTGGGAGGCGTGGTCCTCCTGAACCGGTGCTGCTGAGCCGGTCCTGCGCTCAGCGGCGTCGGTGGCGGAGCACCAGCACGCCCGCGAGGCCGCTGAGCACGCCCAGCATCGTCAGCGCCCCGGCGCCTGCGAACGCCGCCAGACGGCTCCACGAGGCGTCGATGCCGAGGGCCGAGAGCGGTCCGTGCTGCATGGTGGCATCGCCGAGCTCCAGGACGCTCCCCTCGGCGGCACCCTCCGCCGGATCCCCCTCCACCTCGAGGGTCAGGATCAGCCGCACGGGATCGTCGCCCTCGGGGTCCTCCGCGACGGACTCGGCGGAGCGCTGGACGCGGCTGAGCATGACCGTGTGCTGACCGGGCAGCCAGGCGGAGGCGATCGCGAGGTCGTCCGAGCCGCGGTTCCCGCGATCCACCGGGGCCGCCATGCCCCCGCCCGAGACGGCGCCGACGGAGCTCAGCGACGACCTTCCGCCGCCCACCGTCACCAGGTCGCGGGTGGCGTCATGGACCTGCAGGCTTAGGTCTCCCGCGTTCGCCGGAGCGGCGGTGACCTCGGTGCGCCAGCGCAGGCGCTGCCCCTCCGCGACCGACAGGCTGAGCACCGCGGTCTCGCCCGGCAGCAGCTCGAGCACCACGGAGCCCGGCTCGACGACGAGCGGGTCGGCGAAGGAGCGCCCCGGGCTGAGGGGATCCGAGCTCTCCGGCGCGACCGGCGAGGCGCCCGCGTCCTCGACGGGCTCCTCGAGCACCGGGGCGCTGCCGCCGATCCCGGTGGGCTGGACCGCGACCTGCACCTCGACGGGCAGGGGCGTGTCCATCAGGCGGCTCCCCGAGCGCGCGACCGCCACGTACAGCGCCTCGCCGGCGCAGCCGTCCGGGCCCACGGCGGACGAGACGGCGACCGAGGTCACCGCCCCGACCCCGGTCTGCGGCTCGCCGATGTCCGACTCCTCGGAGTCCTCGCACTCGGTGCCGTCGGCCGTCACCACGGAGACGCGCAGGTCCAGCGGTTCGGACTCCGCTGGGAGCCCGTCGGCATAGGGAGGCGCAGCGATCGTCGCCGCGGCGTGCACGCGCTCCCCCTCAGCGAGATCGACGCGGTAGTACTTGACCGTCCCCGACGTGCCGTACTCCGCAGCCCCCGCGGCGAAGGAATCCCGGTACGCGCCGGGGGTGATCGTGGGCGCCTGGGCGATCGAGGCCCCGCCCGCGATCTCGGCGCCTGCGGCCGTGTACGCCTCCTCGGGCACTGCGGGCTCCGCGCCCGGATCCGCGACGGCCCGGGGCGCGCCCGCCAGGACCAGCAGGAGGGAGGCGGCGACCGCGACCCCGAGGGTCCCGCGCTCGCGGAGGTGATCTAGCATGTGCCCATCATGT is part of the Brachybacterium ginsengisoli genome and encodes:
- a CDS encoding GNAT family N-acetyltransferase is translated as MPVLHRSALADIDPRTLYLLAMLRQDVFTLEQKATDADLDGRELDASTTVMWLEVPGPLAERAGLTGEPIAHLRVLPEEDGTARIGRVAVRADHRRGGHGRALMEAAIAHIAQTAPAAEVHIDAQAYLEQWYASMGFETVSEMFWEAGIEHVAMVRRPAQAGEDPSIARISARSK
- a CDS encoding ABC transporter transmembrane domain-containing protein, which gives rise to MLDSRSADVAAPAPPRPPAPGVMRSIVRGHRRMLAIVLPLATIAEGVELTMPIVLGMIIEHGVLAGDLGLTLLGAAGLILLRVVGVVLWAATFLHSQKAVMFERHRLRVGLTGAVLDPRSRPVQRPAGEVLSIATSDADKASDLLDMIPWVVPSLIAVLAATAYLTAMDPWLGLAMLIGIAVMVVVIRVITPTLSARYDDQQSQAAEAAATATDLVHGLRVLQGLGVQSRARATYRRRSRSALQAALVNARYSGISSGLTTLVTGLMLAAVVVLAALRTLDGALSLGVLISVVGVARYVMGMLQGLSGAPVWWAGMSTSARRVRDLYTDLGRTVDDPELGLDVLTTRRDDRGDAGSAGARRGAAGGLHLEQLSVADGEIVALACADASDAEAVVDAVNGRGASEARIGEHSLASGDRLGLRSDLLVEPHVVDLFDGTLREQLATRAPEWSTTEDDAWADEALHAAGAEDLLRILPEGYDSRILDRGANLSGGQRQRIALARAVASDAPVLVLHDPTTAVDAVTEQNIAEALIAARRRTDRATLLVTRAPALLQEADRVVFMRDGEVVVEGDHQDLMGDEDYREVVRR
- a CDS encoding ankyrin repeat domain-containing protein, with product MNDTADPTGPSEDEAVIALAASMLDAARQGDAAALLPLLDQGAPANLRDSAGNSPLMLAAYHGHAELVRELVARGADVDLQNDRGQTPLAGVAFKGFTEVASVLLEAGADPDLGVPSARETAGYFERAEILAMLGSSPA
- a CDS encoding ABC transporter ATP-binding protein translates to MSDLDWKRPLEDVLGGDETARRQLAEHAQLLPIADARTSLRFMAARLREHWVATLITLVVTISGAIAAAMLPRLIGSAVDVVAAGGPQERIWTLGGQILAVGVVQAVLMALGWSLVSALGQRILAGMREDVIDRALDLPAQTMETTGIGDALSRVADDVDVAARAVNNLVPNLIQLGFMVLITLVGMATLSPWLLLMVVVIVPMYVLAATWYLRRTGPIYRRERIAMGARAQGLLSAIHGIPTVHAYGIERRETRHVAVLSETAALLNMRVMFLVSRLVMGLNVPENIALAMVLLFGFVMVQVGGAPVGLVTAAAVYLVTLFWPMMAVIFNLDEVQSALASLARMIGVITSIDPAASPGTERPADPSIRLEQVSHAYGEDEDGEERIVLRPIDLEIDSGEVVSLVGASGAGKSTLAAILAGTLAPRHGRVLHGGADLARSDLEAVRSHASIVSQDVHVFRGTLREDLQLAAPRATDEELRRALRRVDALGWVDRLPKGLDTEVGEKGERLTAEQSQQLALARIALRDPAVLILDEATADEGSSGARVLERAALEVARGRTTIIVAHRLSQAMIADRILVMADGAVVEQGTHEELVARGGDYARLWEAWSS
- a CDS encoding alpha/beta fold hydrolase → MTLPPPPSVRHEGMLAVGDGHEIHWEESGAPDGVPTLYLHGGPGGRLTPGYRRSSPEDRARIIGLSQRGAGRSTPTAGPPGAVDLAAQTTAHLVADLELLREHLGIGTWIVQGVSWGSTLALAYAQAHPERVLGVVLFAVTSTSRREVDWITEGVGALYPEEWDAVAAFAETRARFDRHDRAPDRLRLVEAYRRMVTGEDPVLVDLAVRAWMRWEDAHIAIGAGGPSQPHAQPDDEPVSEHARGFVRLVTHYWAHDGFVADWAVPWGAAPGSGLLGGMHRLHGIPGVLVHGRRDVSGPALTAWELHRAWRGSELRIVEEEGHGGPLMGEIWREAVAAMVDAAPGERQ
- a CDS encoding mycothiol-dependent nitroreductase Rv2466c family protein, with translation MSARPVELFVDPVCPFAWMTSRWLLQAAQVREIRPTFSVMSLSVLNEGRDLDPGYRAMLDDSWGPARLAIAISAAEGNEAFARWYTAWGERYHVGGEQSDRRATAVAALADAELPESLIESYDPVAGDEIDQALRASHAGAISRVGDDVGTPVISFGEGTAYFGPVVSPAPKGEDAGRLLDALATLSEIDGFYELKRSRSGGIDFS
- a CDS encoding Fpg/Nei family DNA glycosylase, coding for MPEGHTVHRLAAAFERAFGGQHVRTSSPQGRFSEAAQLDGMVMLGAEAVGKHLFLPFAPAADVAPDSPAVRHVHIHLGLYGSWTFAGDPGFADAHAIGAPRLRLGEQEEQLEGGPDWRRLVPRPTVRLRVAGEHGLADLTGPTACEILDAQERQAVIDRLGPDPLRPDPDGRERRRFVEAVRRSRTTIGALLMNQKVVSGIGNIYRAELLFRARLDPLVPGRDLSAGMLEEMWEDLVALMAYGARTGRIVTTQPEHRDLEARIVERSRGTRQNGDEDPGIVARERSFYVYHRQTLPCRLCGTVIRSADLAARTVFWCPRCQSVRSRRAGWTREHPAAPWAEAADAGETEEAA
- a CDS encoding ribose-5-phosphate isomerase is translated as MRVHIGTDHAGFELKNRLVTVLQNKGHEVTDHGAHQYDALDDYPPFCTDVGEAVVADPSSLGIVIGGSGNGEQIAANKVEGVRAALVWNEDTARLARQHNNANVISVGARQHSEEELEALIDLFLAEPFTGEERHQRRIDLVGLYERTGGYTSSQS
- a CDS encoding ATP-binding cassette domain-containing protein, whose product is MAGLDLAIPAGQRVLLAGASGSGKSTVLRALAGLLDPEDGEGTGLLPPPQRTGERGLLLQNPAHALVAATIARDAAFGPENAALDRPEIHERAAAALAAAQVGVEPSRAPLDLSGGQQQRVALAGALALDPDLMLLDEPTSMLDADTAALVREAVLSACDRSRSTLVVAEHRLEPWIPHVDRLVVLGAQAEVIADGDPRAVLREHAALLRQEGVLGAEPPSTETATAGPVLASLQGVTVPARGLHEPLGLEARAGRITVLTGPSGAGKTSLLRALLDPGEPATGAVTRPEPEQTAFVPQDPEHSFVAATVGEEVLASPWAADPGLADELLERAGLSALRGAHPHRLSGGEQRRLAIVAALAQSPSLLVLDEPTVGLDARRRAAVLALLSEAASRGCAVLVASHDPELIARADHRTELPAPDPAGPPLTPRRRIPADALNPLTLCLIGILAAIGSFAVQTWQGGLLALVPTVLLAPLAVRTLRGGVLRLLPILLSAAGLAWTTALLGDAPALSGEAWLVGLKEAARITAFVAPGVLALGGVAATPLGDALAQRLRMPARPVAASVVALVRVGHLGRQWEMILRTRIRRGLGTARSPRLLAGATLALLVDTLRGAEQQALAMDSRGFATASHRTWAEPSPVRPVDLWGLGIAVLLLLWPAAAELLVG